The Gossypium hirsutum isolate 1008001.06 chromosome D02, Gossypium_hirsutum_v2.1, whole genome shotgun sequence region tattggagccaccatccaCGGTTCTTGAGCTCCATGTTCTTCATCACATGCATTGACATCTTCATTTTGCTCAATaccggctaactcagcaaataagtgaatcggtgcattcttGTTACTTTTATTCCCACAATAGATACCCAcaattgtctccacgtcttcgtcgtctacaagttccatttcggtgaatttgaccggatttgtcgaaattggaaacttgtagaaaatttttgatatccttctcccacaacgtctaagaATTTTTACATTAATCATTGCCTTCATTTCATcgaacgagacatttctattaaatctcattgctatttgttgccgacattcaaatacacatccaacacttgttgtcaagatgactccatcgaaataaacgcatacaaaaaacttagcatccatcttcaatatttaacctgtcaaaaaataaacaaaatctcataaaaaatcTCGAAcggtaaataaattacttaaataaaaaattaatgttacAATATACAATTTTGTACATGAAAACCGTTTAACCATTAATCCTAATAACtaacacaataataatattaataattttatactcaaaataatactaactaaaattattaattagagttttactaaaaataataactaactaactataataataatactagttttctactaactagtttattttggtaaataaaaataataactaaccataataataatactagttttttactaacaataatactaagTAACATCTTAATACCTTAATTacatcttaataataataataataatactaattaaaactatcaatttgagttttattaatcttaataactaaactaaaacaaaaaataatacaaattatacaaaacaataacaacaagataatcaattatttttaaaaaaatatcttctttttctattctctttctctgTTTTTCTCTTGTTTTTTCCCACAGCacctcttctttctctttttttcttcttcttatttttctccCTTCAGCTGGACATAACTCGTGTTTATAACACGAGTAGTGCCACCAATCAATATGGCACCATCGGTGCCGCCAACCTgtatggcaccattggtgccgccaaccagtatggcacctttggtgccgctaATCAGAAACCCTTCACCAAGGTCTTGTCAAATCAGTGCAGcttttttttcttctgttttttttatttttttggtatattttggtaaataaaaaataataatattttgaaatttcttaattttttataataatttagtaaaaaaccctttaatattattttcgatTCACGGCTTATCAACCAATAAGGAATTGTAATTTCTTCAAACTCTATCCTTAGTATGTTGAACataatttagtattattttattggGTAAATTATATAAATGGTTAGTCGtgtatcaaaattttttttgttaagtcATCTAAtcttaaaaagttacaaaataataatttaatttatctttttattcttttaagtctaaaatcattaaaaacctaACAATTAGCTGATGTGGTTGTCAAGTtaataacttatttttttaacatttatttttaatatatattttctatgtcatataataattaaaaaattattaacccaAGGGAGGTGGGTGGGGTGGTTTGGGTTAAtaactttttaattattatatgacATGGAAATGATatgcattaaaaaaaacaaatcattAACTTAATAGTCACATAAGCCAATTGAATGTATTTAACAgttttggattttaaaaaaataaaaaggtaaattaagtgattattttataactttttaaaatcgGATGATATAATCTAATATTGGAgtgcctatttatagagtttacTTTATTCTCTTTGAATGTTGTCCTATCTCTTAAAACTTTATCACTTGGAGGTGTGTCTCCAAATATTATAAATTCGAGCTACTTCAAGATTCAACATCAATCTGTTTCGAttggataatttttattttattttaataggtgtttctataatttaattatgttcataataaattataaatatatattataatattaaattaaaaaatcattaataaaagaagtaagaaaGAGTGATCCCTAAAAGAAGAGGAGAATGATGTGGAATAACGTGAAGTGGGTATGGATATAATTAACACCTATAAACAGAATGTTTTCAACATCCATGCAAATGTGGGATAGAAGTGAATGAGATAATTTTCACCCCACTCCACTCCATTACCATTTTTACATATCTCTTCGTATTCAAATACGAGACCTCCCTCTCACATAGGGGTCTTTTTCATATCAAATatgatttttctaaattttttttttaccttttatctCAAAATTCATTAAACGAAAACATAAAGGGTCAATTCAAAACAAGAAAAAGGCAAACTAAATCCAAGTTGATAGGCTTATCTCATATATTCAGTTGTAGGGTCCTCATCCTCAGTGGGTATGACAAAAGCATCAAAAGATAAAATACTCGAAATACAATCacaaatataattaaaagaaaaatgggtTGCAAATGATAAAGCCATCTTAGCAAGACTATTGCTGGGGATAAACCCATGTAAGCAACGGACAAGTAAACTAGAAGAtcgaatacaaatattttacgtgtAAAAATTTTTTCGAAGatgataaaaaatcacgggtaaagataatttcactaaattaGCAAAAGCGAAAAGTATAACGATAGAGATAAAACCTAAATCctgaaacccaaaaataaaaactctcaaaacgtaaatacaaaattccctgaaaacttgtaaaaaaaattaatacttaaatGTGTTATTGATTAATCTTTCTAGGGGTAGAAAATAGTCTATTTATtggctaaatttgtaggtcaaataatcttaaaatattttatactaatcAGAGCTTGAAAAACTAAAACAGTGTTTAACTGAAAGAAATAAAATCGAGAAAATTGAGGAACATGTCGTGACATGGCTTTTCTGCTGCTCATCGAGAAGAAAAACTCCTCTTCGTTACGATGTCACACACTATTTATACTGAAATGCAAGGCATACTCCACAACTATAAACCACGTTATTTACTGACCGTCGAGTACATTGGAAGGTCTCATGTTGAAACTGAGCGTTCATCATGAAACAATCTCGTAAAATCAACCCAAACTCGGAAAGATAATGAGACTATGAGAGTGCAAATTCAAAGCACTTGTAGCATCTAAGCAATCTAACTCTATAAGAATATAGTATTTCTGCATGTCAATTTTATTATCTGTGATTCTGTTTAAACAggataaaattaaatgattaaactATGGtttttaattaggtaaattatttattaattggtTGGATTCATTGGTGATCCAGTTGTAACCTTCAAATTCCATTCACATGGTTTGGCTGGCTCCTTCCTGTTTACTTGCATTCTTTTAAACCAAACAAGCAAATTTCTAACCAAAGTTTAAACCTTACATATATAACTCATATGTTTTTCTGAAATTGAATAAGAGTTTTTGTTTTTTCAGTATTGATTGCATGCCATgtgttttgattttattattatttatttatttgtcataaAATATATTAggcataatgttaaatttaaccttcaatatttatatattttgttataattattattttactaattttgacCCTCAatctttttaaaaagaattaaatcaatttttttaatagaaatgttgACTAAAACATCAATTTTTTTCAACCATATTAGCGTGGTAACCAATGTGGTAGTCCACGTGTATTTCATATTGATATGACGctatttgttttatatgttacatcaacaaataattttaaaaattttaaaaaattcaaaaaaaaaacaagtatgaAATACATGTGAATTGTCATGGGAgctttcatatttaaaatttaatattttagtcattattCCTGTTTAAAAACAacaattcaactttttttaaaagattaattatcaaattcgactctttttaaaagattgatagtcaaatttaacttaaaatttatgagccaaaataataataaaaaaaatattgagagctaaatttaacattatatcatttgttattttatttaaaaaaatacaataatatacTTTCTATAATATAAATCTTTACATTCAAAAATCCAAATGATATAAATTAGGTATGGAAAAAATTAATATACCGATGTCTAATTTAGTACGTGAGAGTAGACCTGGCTGCTCGGCCCGACGGCCCgctcgaaatatgggagggttcaggtaaaaatataggcccgaaatatgagcttgggcaaaaaaacgaggcccgtttaaaaaataggccgggggtcgggctcaacttttttttacccgagcccggcccagcccggcccgaatataataaatattttttatttttattttttaattttaaaatactttaaaaatattttttatttttaaaatattttttgtgtttattaaaaatcgggCCGGGCCAGGTTAGGCTCGAGCTTTTTTTTTCCGGGCcgggcttgggtaaaattttaaacccataTTTTGGTCCGGGCCGGGCCTAAGAGTCGGGCCAAAAATTTTTTACGGGCCCGGCCCgccccatggacaggtctacgtGAGAGACTCCTCAAACATTAATTAGTTTACTAAGATTACGCCTTCCCATTGTCGCTCCATGGTAAGCCCTTTGTTTTAGAGAAAGTTGAAGGCAACTACCATTTCAACTAATTTTGATGCTTGCCAATTGCaatcaaaatatatttagaaTTAAGAATTATTATATTGAGGTTAGACAATTTTAAAAACAATCCAAACtatgaaatatttttttgggtaaattacacgGGGGTCACTTAAGtattaataagtttttttttatccaactatgaaaaattacaaaatgattacTCAACTATTcgactttttcttttttggttgctATATGTTAAATTATTAACGAAAAGATAACTTGGCggcttttaaaattggcataatagtaaatttaaacATTGACATTTATACATTGTATCAATGTAGTATTGATCCTAAAAACTAccaaaaaagaccaaattacataatctgtaaatgttgagggttaattttttagaatcaatactaaattgatacaatatataaatatgtagGGTTAATGCTACTATTATGCTAATTTGAAAATCTGTCACATCATCTTCCCGTTGACCATTTAATGACtagtgataaaaaataaaataattatttatcacAATCACAATTTAAATCGAGTGATACTTGAAATGGAACAATAAGAGTGTGTTCGGAGATTTTTTAAATGCTAacgttttaaattttattaattattttatttgaataaatattAAGTACACCTTCATCTTCATTAAGATCACCAATTTTACTATTACTCTACATAAATATTCTCTTACTTTTATCATTATGCCACTCTTTTACTAAATCAAATATTGGAGAGCATTTTAGAGCACAAACTCTAACATCTAACATCTCTATATGCCATAATTTACATCAATCTTGAAAGAAGCCCAACAGCTCCAAGCCAACACTTAATCTCCAACCCAATTCTCAAGTGGAAATAACatcattttgttctttttattaaaaaaataggtggATCAGTCATTTTACATCAAATCAAatagtaaatttatttatttttgttaaaaactttcatttctattgttaaaaattgattatcGTACATCAAATGAGATACACATTgcaacaccccctaaccccaaaccgtcgtcgaaatagggttacgaagcattatcagacctatcagacaacttacaaataattcacaattaaaataacattcatagtttgatttaataaaaaaattcatataatggattctcgaagcccaaaacatatataaaaaaaatggaacttgttcgagtattccaatttttttttgaaaaaatttcgacaacatttctgcttatttttacataaaaccccctgcaaatttaaaaccaaaaacaACCAATACCAATGTTTCAATCAAAGATTTTATTCCTTAGAACACTATTAAATCatgctaaataaattaatttactaCTTTAATTATAAAGGTTTAAGTTAATATAAAAAACAAACTAATTCATGTCTTTCATTCCATTTCAAGATTTAATACTAAGTTTTACTAATTTATAACTTTAAACTATATTTatcatcaaaaaaaaaagatcataaCCATTTAATTACAACCaagatcatttaaaatttatatttacgtATATATATACGACTCGTGTACAatcacctagtacatgccacttaaacaaaaggaagaaatacataaccaaaattttCTTGTTGGAGTCGAGATCTTTCTGGATGCTGAACTGAACTTTAAATTCTAatgacctgcgcacggaaacaaccgtactataaattaaactatttaataataaaatttcaaatatcaactATAATCTTTATAAATCACttaaactaaatatacatatttatatatcacttcacaaatcttaaattcatatatttatatatatattacatactaattcaattcataatttaactcatacattttttctcgtacttttcaatagtgTCAAATCAaccaatctcattttcaaattttcatttcaattatttaccctattaacaaggctcggactctgacagatacgcggaatccacccaaacacaccagaatatccaacctaAACACACCCGAAATaatataaatcctccataacacaccaataaggcattaaatgcctcttcggataaaccgaagaaTATAATGACATAatcatcttctcggccgaactacaaatctcctcatcacatcacaaatcctatggcatgccatttgtgtCCAATCTAGTCTgataagttaatagggtattattttacttttcaaatttcgaattcatttccagaacaatttcaaatattcaatcaattcaaaacatctattatttcaattcacatataattcaatattcatacatattcttACTTAATTTCAAATGTTATTACTTACCTTACCTTAAATGTCCCATGAATACAATTTTAATATAGCatttattaaatagattaagttatagtaatacaaactcaGAATACACATTTACTCCTCAatgatcttttcttttcttttggatgtcgatgcctcgttttccttgttagctacgaaaataataataactttcactattaattacagcattaaaataataataattaaattttattcaattcctacttattcccaatttaattctaaccaagcttatttatttttctaacttaattcatacttcttttctacttaatttcttgtcatatttaactcaactattcaatattcataattaaaccctaatttaagacTTTTTATAACTTAATCCCCACTATGTAAAACTTATaacttagtttacaattcaatctttttatctATTCTAActataaattttatcaactaaaccCCTAATTTAACAACCTGTTCAACATGAATCATGCTCaaaaacctatgaacttccaTAACCTCcccttaatttcaacaaaactttattttaaagtttctaaaacatcaaaattaagagaaaatggctaaatttagcttaccaaTTAATCTTAAAGCTTTAAAATCTCAAATttccccttttattttctttccatttttcttcCCCTATTTTCGTctctctctgtttcttttctattcttcttttgtttctttttcttttgttttacttactttactttatttcttttattttaactaataatattaataatatattattataaaaaaattttacttattatttaagcatACATTTACTTTTATTACAAGTGTACCTATATAATTATTACTATTACACTTGTCTTTAATCTTTACCATGCAATTGTCATCTATTTAGGATGAGTTTAGATgtgcggtgcgtttacctgcggttaatgtaaaacagcggtggcggtgagattagatactatagcgtgagacaaaaagtaagatAAACACACCGCGCCACATCCAATCGCCCATTCAAGCCCACCCttagtttatttaatatataataatataatataatatatataaagcataaaaatctaagatgtTTATCACTTATGCCCGCCTCATTTCTTGTTAATGGATTAATtgtcattttaatcctttttattttctattaatctataatttaacttttacccctaattcaatttagtcttttttcctagtttctcttaattaaactaaattcacccaattaatacctaattaagtactcaactaaactcataattacttcaaataatttttttatgactcagtttactaatacggaggcccgataatgtactttttcgatgcttgtgaattttgggtcattacacacATGACACACCATGTGCATctgcttgtttattttgttagtcACACCAGTTTTTAttgtagaaatggatgaaatttttaacaaaaatgattagtttactctttgatctaaagtataatgactaatttacatatttttaagtaaaatggaaaaaataCAATCTAAATCCTAATGCAATAgcttccataatacttttacatcATAATTGTTATACCAATTAATAGTTCaaactacaaactgatccaaattTATCGATTAACTCTTAACTCGATTAGCatgagtattgttgtcaatacaaGATGACGTGGGTTTGAGTACGcagaagcacattatcctcctatttacgGGTTGGAGAGGGGCTATGAGTAATTTTAgacattatgtaaaaaaaatataatcagaacctataatgaaattatttaaaaaaaattcaaatttctcaAATACATAGAAGGCACGAGATGATGTCCAATTGTCCACTTTCATGATTTTATTGAAACATTCTCTcaacctttcatattttttttaacttaagtTTCAAAAAGCAAACTTAATAATGTTAGgaattaattttcatcaaattaattttaaaattcaaattaaaaatgaaaaaattaacagTGTTATCTTCtggtatcaaaatatataacttttgtcaaatacaaatattgtattagaccaaaaaataatacaaatactaCATTATAAACAAATATCAAACTTAACTACCAAACAatatattatgcctaaaaaaataaaaattacaaaaattcaatttaaataaaaatattttctaataacTTGTGCCAAAGCCGAAATTACAACTTTTCAGGGCAATGGAAAATTTAGTAAATGGCATCCTCTATCGGGCCCAACCACTACATGTTTTTTATCCGTACGAGGAACCTATATAAAGTAGCTTAGCGCGTATCCGTGTTTCGTACTCGCCCACCAAACAAGTCTCGATCCCTGTCGGCTACAACGCGTGACGTTTACCTTCACATTAAGCATCTACGGAAGTTGTAACCAAAATTTCCAACTCCAGTATCATATTAAATAAAGTTGTTAAATTAAGATTTAATGACAATTTTGGtcactaatatttatatattttgttaaaatgatTCTTATtgtatttttgaacttttttgccctcaacttttgtttttttttctaactgCTTTTTCTAACCGATTTAATGAAAGtactgttaaaaaaattaatgaggatgatgtgaaatttcatatctagaatatttttaatgaaatgtaatttataacttaaataaccctataagataattacatgtaaaaaataataaaataaatgaataatacatgaaattaaaaaataacttttaatttaaagaaaataaatgtaattatctaaaaaaattaactcaatagAAAAATTTCTCTGTaaacaaacatataaaaaattaaaaccttttgaaagaaaaggaaagattaaaaccttaaatttattcattaaatatgtTAGAAAGAAccgtttgaaaaaaaaatcaaaagttaatggcaaaaaaaaattcaaaaatgcaATTAGGaccattttgaaaaaatatacaaatatgagTGACCAAATTAATCATTTAGCGTTAAATTAAAGCAAAGTATACCATATTGACTTTTCAGTGGAACTCTTTTGTaagctttttgttttttttttgttttttccagTCATTGCTTACTGCAAGAGGTTTTCTGAGGTTCAGCATCTTCAGTCAGCtcataaatttaactaaaagaaagttgaatccAACATGGGTTTTCAAGCTCTTGTCAAGCTTGCATTGATATGCTTTCATTCTCTTGCTTggtatttttttctcaattttttaaacctacaagatttttttttgttgaaaaaattttcattttatgttaTGAGTTCATGGAtttcttaataaaaattttcttttggttttgcaGGCCTCTCTTTGCTTTAGGGTATCCTCTGTAAGTAtcctttacatatatatataaaatactttCAATGCTTTAAGCTTTACTCTTTTTGACATTTCATTTTGATGGTATAATGAATAAATTGAAAGATCATTTAAAACCTgggttctttttattattattatgaatagTCCAGTGAAGATGTGGCATTGATAAGTATATACTTAGTCAGTACTTTGGTAAAAATAACATGCAGCTTTTTGTATTAAGAGTTGATTGTTTTTTGCTTtgtttactcaaaaaatggggaAACTAGTTTCTGTAcggttagattaaagagcaaattggtcatttctgttaaaatttgcattcatttatactattaaaaactgaCGTGATGTTAcaaggaccaatttttaacaacataaatggataaaatttctaatagaagattcaatttgctctttgatctaatgtagagaaattaatttatttattttttgagtagagggggtaaaatgtaatttgaatcATAGTACCGGGGACTCCATGGTAAATTTACTGagtactttatatatatatgaaaaatgtgGTGATGATGTTGTGTTTGCCTATTAACAGACGTGCTTCCATTCAGGCAATTGAGGCTAATTCCAACACTGACACCAAGAAATTAGTTACTTATTGGATTATCTTCTCATTGATTTCCTTGTTCGAACATGCTTTCATGGGGATCCTTCAATGGCTTCCATTTTGGCCATATATGAAGCTAACCATCGTCTGTTGGATGATGATACCCCATTTCGATGGTGCCTTTTATGTTTATAATCACTTTGTTCATCCATGTTTGTATATGGATTTGCCAACTATCATTAACTGGTTCAAGAAGCAACAAGACTTGTTTTTGAAGGACAATTTTCTTGTTGAAGTAGCTGATGACTGTGTGAAGGCACATGGACCAACAGAAGTTCAAGAGAAACTTATTGCTAATGAGGTAATATTTACTACATATATATAGGATTATATGTAGCAATATGTATCGAGCACATATATAGAGGAAAAATATCATTGAGGCCGTTGTACTTGAAGTCGGATTGTATTTGctctttttactaaaaaaaatgggTATATTAGTctctatatgttagatcaaagagcaaactggtcatTCTGTTGAAAACTTCATCcgtttctactgttaaaaactggtccAATACGTCAACATGAGGTATTGTTTGGTTATTCCGTTAACCACGATAGTTTTTAGCAATTGAAATGGCTgaactttttaatagaaatgatcaaTTTGATCTTTGATCTAACCTACAGgaactaatttgtctattttcgAGTGAATAGGGTAAAATGCAATTTGATTCTTAGTAGAGAGGCTTCTATAGTACTTTTACCCTCTTTTTGAATATGTATTGAGCACGAATATTGAACATGAATGCGTATTGGACACAATGTTgttgttgggtaaaataattcaaCTTATATAAGTCTTCTATATGATACTAATATGGTTGATTTTGACAATGTTGCCAAAGGGGACTGAGACTAGCATATTGCAGAAAGGCATAAAACCTGTGCAAATAGCAGAGAAATCGGAAGTTGCTCCGGTAAAGTTCCATACTCATTTTCCTTTCGAATATGCAATGAGAATTAAGCTTTTATGTGTTGCCTCCTTTCTCATAGTACTGATTGTTGACTTGAATCACTTTTGCAGATTCGGAAAACCGATCCCAATGTCATTCAGACAGTGAACAATACTACTGTTACACTTTCAGAAACTATGGGAGAGGTGGGTCCCGATTTACCCAAGATATCTTCAGATAAGCAAGTTCAGAAGGAATGGACTTGTGCTATGTGTCAAGTGACAACCACGAGCGAGAAAACCTTGAAGAGTCATTTGCGAGGAAGAAAACACAAAAACAAGTTAATGCAAGCAAATAACCAGCCTTGTAAAGGCAAAGCTGGTTTGGCTTCAAAGGTAAAACAATCTGAGGTTTCCCGCAGGGAACCCCAGAAACAATCTGAGGTTTCCCGCAAGGAACCCCAGAAAAAAGGTTCAAAGAATTATGAACCTCCCAAAGGCCAAATGTCTGCTTCGTCAGCAGCATGCAGCAATGCAGTGAATCCTAAAACCGAGATGAGCAAATCTAATCTGCCAAAAGAAGAATGGAAGAAGGTAATACCAACAACTAATATGGTGGGAAATCATGTAAAATCAAGTGAAAACGTACAAGGGCAGCAGCAACAGGTTGAGAAGGAACATGATAAGACtaaaatacctcaatttaggtGTACTATATGTAACATAACCTGCGGTCGATCAGAGGATCTGAATTCCCATCTATGGGGAAGGAAGCACTTAGCTAAACTGAATAGTCTTGGAAGGGGTCAGCTTGCTTGAGTTAGTGTGTCTAATCGATCTTGAACTATTTTACTGCTGTAAAGTTCAAAAACAGAGATGGTTCCGAAGATTGTTTGTCTCTTAGTTTACAGCAGCATGTAATATAGCGGGCTATATAGTACATAGTTTGTGAGGTTTCTTGTTATCCAATATCATTGTTCCATCCATCAGAGTTTGTGAATGATGAATACAAATTCTTAGAAACATTAAAACTGTAAAATGATTTTGGGATCATTATTTGAGTATTACTATTCAAGTTGGAATTTGAATTAATTACTATTATccattaaatatttgaatttataaaaaaaaatcaatttcaaaGTTTACAAACATTTTTGCAAAAATCCAAATTCAAATCTACCAATTttagatataaaaaataaaaattataaacattatgTAACCATTAGAtatgaatatctaaatttgaaTAAGTAGTATGAATTTGGATAATGGACATCCAAAGTATCTAATTGCATTTGTTCCAAACCtacaacaaataataaatttaatattcaaattcaaattttattcaaataagcAATCCAAATTGTTATCACTTGAAAGACTCATCGTGTTTGATAGAATACATCAAAACTTTTAGAACTAGACCGACGATTGAATCAATCAAACCATTAGTTTATCAATTTGATTGGTTCGATCTGTTCGATTGActcaattaaaaaatcataaaaaatttaaaaatatatattaaaaaataaaaagaaacctgATTTGACATGTTCAACTGATCTTTACCAATTTTCGATCAAATCAGTTCAATACTAGAAAGGTACCTTAATCAGTTTCCAAACCAATCAATCTCACTAACCAGTCCAGTTCGAACCTCTTTGGATTACGTTTCATACTAAATGATAAAACACGATACGTCTTTGGGACGTTGGAAATGGAAGAAAGCGAAGCATAAACCGATTGAGCAGTAGAGGCTTTTGGTGGAGCATCAATGGTTAACcaattaaacaaacaaaaaattaaatccaaaacaGAGAATCCGGGTAAGGAAGCATAAGGCCCCTGCAAAAAATTTATTCGCAGGGCGATATGCTCTTGGAGAATCTAGTCTACCACCGGTATTGA contains the following coding sequences:
- the LOC107908921 gene encoding uncharacterized protein translates to MGFQALVKLALICFHSLAWPLFALGYPLRASIQAIEANSNTDTKKLVTYWIIFSLISLFEHAFMGILQWLPFWPYMKLTIVCWMMIPHFDGAFYVYNHFVHPCLYMDLPTIINWFKKQQDLFLKDNFLVEVADDCVKAHGPTEVQEKLIANEGTETSILQKGIKPVQIAEKSEVAPIRKTDPNVIQTVNNTTVTLSETMGEVGPDLPKISSDKQVQKEWTCAMCQVTTTSEKTLKSHLRGRKHKNKLMQANNQPCKGKAGLASKVKQSEVSRREPQKQSEVSRKEPQKKGSKNYEPPKGQMSASSAACSNAVNPKTEMSKSNLPKEEWKKVIPTTNMVGNHVKSSENVQGQQQQVEKEHDKTKIPQFRCTICNITCGRSEDLNSHLWGRKHLAKLNSLGRGQLA